One Kineococcus radiotolerans SRS30216 = ATCC BAA-149 DNA window includes the following coding sequences:
- the aat gene encoding leucyl/phenylalanyl-tRNA--protein transferase, translating to MAAGGDLDPATLLEAYRCGLFPMGLGGGGRGPVGWWSPDPRGVLVPEDVHVSRSLRRAVRRFEVRVDTAFDEVVAGCADPARPGAWITAEVARAYARLHRLGWAHSVEVWCGGELAGGLYGLSIGGLFAAESKFHRVTGASKAAVVALAQLVTADGVRGRLVDVQWRTEHLATLGVREVPRAAYLRSLRAALALPGPPVFEPATSPSGVARPERRTDYDGG from the coding sequence GTGGCGGCCGGGGGCGACCTGGACCCGGCGACGCTGCTGGAGGCCTACCGGTGCGGCCTCTTCCCCATGGGGCTGGGCGGCGGGGGGCGCGGACCGGTCGGCTGGTGGTCCCCGGACCCTCGGGGCGTCCTGGTACCCGAGGACGTCCACGTCTCCCGGTCGCTGCGCCGGGCGGTGCGCCGCTTCGAGGTCCGGGTGGACACCGCCTTCGACGAGGTCGTCGCCGGCTGCGCCGACCCCGCCCGCCCCGGCGCCTGGATCACGGCGGAGGTGGCGCGGGCCTACGCCCGGCTGCACCGGCTGGGCTGGGCGCACTCGGTGGAGGTGTGGTGCGGGGGGGAGCTGGCCGGGGGCCTGTACGGGCTGAGCATCGGGGGCCTCTTCGCCGCGGAGTCCAAGTTCCACCGCGTCACCGGCGCCTCCAAGGCGGCGGTGGTGGCCCTGGCGCAGCTCGTGACCGCCGACGGGGTCCGGGGCCGGCTGGTGGACGTGCAGTGGCGCACCGAGCACCTGGCGACCCTCGGCGTGCGGGAGGTCCCCAGAGCCGCGTACCTGAGGTCGTTGCGGGCCGCCCTGGCCCTGCCGGGGCCCCCGGTCTTCGAGCCCGCGACGTCCCCGTCCGGCGTGGCGCGCCCCGAACGGCGCACCGACTACGACGGGGGGTAG
- a CDS encoding DUF3043 domain-containing protein produces the protein MFGRSKEKSAGSTRVEARSATRLTKATRLTKVERPGAGPAEVAPAKVELTKEGGKGRPTPKRSEAQARNARPLVPADRKAAQRLSREAQREERAKVQSALLTGDERYLPVRDRGPQKRFVRDVVDARRNVGEYFLIIAGASLILSMVATPLGSAELLLGTTLLIYMVLAVVVVDSVLLGRKVSRAVKERFPEPERGLTSYGVTRALQIRRMRRPVPMVGRGEQPR, from the coding sequence GTGTTCGGACGCTCGAAGGAGAAGTCAGCCGGCTCGACCCGGGTCGAGGCGCGGTCGGCCACGCGGCTGACCAAGGCCACCCGGCTGACCAAGGTCGAGCGGCCGGGCGCCGGGCCCGCCGAGGTCGCGCCGGCAAAGGTCGAGCTGACCAAGGAGGGCGGCAAGGGCCGCCCCACGCCCAAGCGCAGCGAGGCCCAGGCCCGCAACGCCCGTCCCCTCGTGCCCGCCGACCGCAAGGCCGCGCAGCGGCTGAGCCGCGAGGCCCAGCGCGAGGAGCGCGCCAAGGTGCAGTCCGCGCTGCTGACCGGTGACGAGCGCTACCTGCCCGTGCGCGACCGCGGCCCGCAGAAGCGCTTCGTGCGCGACGTCGTCGACGCCCGGCGCAACGTGGGCGAGTACTTCCTCATCATCGCCGGCGCCTCGCTGATCCTGTCGATGGTCGCGACGCCGCTGGGCTCCGCCGAGCTCCTGCTCGGCACGACGCTGCTCATCTACATGGTCCTCGCCGTCGTCGTCGTCGACAGCGTGCTGCTGGGCCGCAAGGTGTCCCGCGCGGTCAAGGAGAGGTTCCCCGAGCCCGAGCGCGGCCTGACCTCCTACGGGGTGACCCGGGCGCTGCAGATCCGCCGGATGCGCCGCCCGGTCCCGATGGTGGGCCGCGGCGAGCAGCCGCGCTGA
- the coxB gene encoding cytochrome c oxidase subunit II codes for MGTRDSGATRRRRPPKALLAGALTGVATMALTGCAGDWPDASASNFFLPDASIGATNQTERISVLWDGSWIAALVVGVLVWALTIWCVVAYRRRKSDPELPAQVRYNMPIEILYTIVPVMMVGVLFYYTARDQQAITDTSQTPDVTIEVVGKKWSWDFNYLDENGQPGVYDTGRQADLTGVPAPELELPTLYLPVDQRVQFDLYARDVNHSFWVPAFLMKMDLIAGSPNHFQVTPTKEGTFLGECAELCGEYHSEMLFNVKVVSQAEYQQHLDDLQAAGQTGSLPTTLAGAEEMAQVEADSVGEAPENAEDETSDGNNS; via the coding sequence TTGGGCACGCGAGACTCGGGCGCGACACGTCGTCGCCGTCCCCCCAAGGCACTGCTGGCCGGCGCCCTCACCGGGGTCGCCACGATGGCGCTGACCGGCTGCGCGGGGGACTGGCCCGACGCGTCGGCGAGCAACTTCTTCCTGCCGGACGCGAGCATCGGCGCCACGAACCAGACCGAGCGCATCTCCGTGCTCTGGGACGGCTCGTGGATCGCGGCGCTCGTCGTCGGCGTCCTCGTCTGGGCCCTGACGATCTGGTGCGTGGTGGCCTACCGCCGCCGCAAGAGCGACCCCGAGCTGCCGGCGCAGGTCCGGTACAACATGCCGATCGAGATCCTCTACACGATCGTGCCCGTGATGATGGTCGGTGTCCTCTTCTACTACACGGCCCGCGACCAGCAGGCCATCACGGACACCTCCCAGACGCCGGACGTGACGATCGAGGTCGTCGGCAAGAAGTGGTCCTGGGACTTCAACTACCTGGACGAGAACGGCCAGCCGGGGGTCTACGACACCGGCCGCCAGGCCGACCTCACCGGCGTGCCGGCCCCGGAGCTAGAGCTCCCGACCCTCTACCTGCCGGTCGACCAGAGGGTCCAGTTCGACCTCTACGCCCGCGACGTGAACCACTCGTTCTGGGTGCCCGCCTTCCTCATGAAGATGGACCTCATCGCCGGCAGCCCGAACCACTTCCAGGTCACCCCCACCAAGGAGGGGACCTTCCTGGGCGAGTGCGCCGAGCTCTGCGGCGAGTACCACTCCGAGATGCTCTTCAACGTGAAGGTCGTCTCGCAGGCCGAGTACCAGCAGCACCTCGACGACCTCCAGGCCGCCGGCCAGACCGGCTCGCTGCCCACGACGCTCGCCGGGGCCGAGGAGATGGCCCAGGTGGAGGCCGACTCGGTCGGCGAGGCCCCCGAGAACGCAGAGGACGAGACCAGTGACGGGAACAACAGCTGA
- a CDS encoding dipeptidase: MTDLTLPTPGPDRTAALRAASAAQDGATRADLEALVRIPSVSARAFDQEHVATSARAVAELLRGAGLPRVDVVTAREGDLESNPAVIGHRPAPAGAPTVLLYAHHDVQPPGEGADWSSPAFEPTERDGRLYGRGAADDKAGVMAHVHALRTLLPLWGPEDGVGVTVFVEGEEEIGSPTFGAFLAAHREALAADVIVVADSGNWRIGVPAITTTLRGLVDCDVTVEVLSHAVHSGVNGGPVLDALTCLARLIATLHDEDGDVAVDGLHSSAAPLVDLTEEMYRSDAGLLPGVRLAGTGTIADRLWTKPAISVIGLDATPVDRASNTLIPSARAKVSMRTAPGQDPAAAMTALRRHLVANAPLGARVTVHDGDEGQAFSADTTSRAHDVARAAFAEAYGAPTVEMGMGGSIPFVADLAAVYPDAAILVTGVEDPDSRAHGADESLHLGDFAHACLGEVLLLDGLAAGR, translated from the coding sequence GTGACGGACCTCACGCTGCCGACCCCCGGACCCGACCGCACCGCCGCCCTGCGGGCCGCCTCCGCCGCCCAGGACGGCGCCACCCGGGCCGACCTGGAGGCCCTGGTGCGCATCCCCAGCGTCTCCGCGCGCGCCTTCGACCAGGAGCACGTGGCCACGAGCGCGCGGGCCGTCGCCGAGCTGCTGCGCGGGGCGGGCCTGCCCCGGGTGGACGTCGTGACCGCGCGCGAGGGCGACCTGGAGAGCAACCCCGCGGTCATCGGCCACCGCCCCGCCCCCGCGGGCGCGCCGACGGTCCTGCTCTACGCCCACCACGACGTCCAGCCGCCGGGGGAGGGGGCGGACTGGTCCAGCCCCGCCTTCGAGCCGACCGAGCGCGACGGGCGCCTCTACGGGCGCGGGGCCGCCGACGACAAGGCCGGCGTGATGGCGCACGTGCACGCCCTGCGGACCCTGCTGCCGCTGTGGGGCCCGGAGGACGGCGTGGGGGTGACCGTCTTCGTCGAGGGCGAGGAGGAGATCGGCTCCCCGACCTTCGGCGCCTTCCTCGCCGCGCACCGCGAGGCCCTCGCCGCCGACGTCATCGTGGTCGCCGACTCCGGCAACTGGCGGATCGGGGTGCCGGCGATCACCACCACCCTGCGCGGGCTGGTCGACTGCGACGTCACCGTCGAGGTCCTGTCGCACGCGGTGCACTCGGGGGTCAACGGCGGTCCCGTCCTGGACGCCCTCACCTGCCTGGCCCGGTTGATCGCGACCCTGCACGACGAGGACGGCGACGTGGCGGTCGACGGGCTGCACAGCTCCGCGGCCCCGCTCGTCGACCTCACCGAGGAGATGTACCGCTCCGACGCCGGGCTGCTGCCCGGGGTGCGCCTCGCGGGGACCGGGACGATCGCGGACCGGCTGTGGACGAAGCCGGCGATCTCCGTCATCGGCCTGGACGCCACCCCCGTCGACCGCGCGAGCAACACGCTGATCCCCTCGGCCCGGGCCAAGGTCAGCATGCGCACCGCTCCCGGCCAGGACCCGGCGGCGGCGATGACGGCGCTGCGCCGCCACCTCGTGGCCAACGCGCCCCTCGGGGCCCGCGTCACCGTCCACGACGGCGACGAGGGGCAGGCGTTCTCCGCCGACACCACCTCCCGCGCCCACGACGTGGCGCGCGCGGCCTTCGCCGAGGCCTACGGCGCCCCGACCGTCGAGATGGGCATGGGCGGCTCGATCCCCTTCGTGGCCGACCTCGCCGCGGTCTACCCGGACGCGGCCATCCTGGTGACGGGCGTGGAGGACCCCGACTCGCGCGCCCACGGGGCCGACGAGTCCCTGCACCTGGGCGACTTCGCCCACGCCTGCCTGGGCGAGGTCCTCCTCCTGGACGGGCTCGCGGCCGGTCGCTGA
- a CDS encoding HesB/IscA family protein — MTTTSDTTTEPAAATHGVLLTDVAATKVRTLLEQEGRDDLRLRIAVQPGGCSGLIYQLYFDERTLDGDALRDFDGVEVVVDKMSTPYLDGATIDFADTIEKQGFTIDNPNAGSSCACGDSFS, encoded by the coding sequence ATGACCACGACCAGCGACACGACCACCGAGCCGGCGGCCGCGACCCACGGGGTGCTGCTCACCGACGTGGCCGCGACGAAGGTCCGCACGCTGCTCGAGCAGGAGGGTCGCGACGACCTCCGCCTGCGGATCGCGGTGCAGCCCGGCGGCTGCTCCGGCCTCATCTACCAGCTCTACTTCGACGAGCGCACGCTCGACGGGGACGCGCTGCGCGACTTCGACGGCGTCGAGGTCGTTGTGGACAAGATGAGCACCCCCTACCTCGACGGGGCGACGATCGACTTCGCCGACACCATCGAGAAGCAGGGCTTCACCATCGACAACCCGAACGCCGGGAGCAGCTGCGCCTGCGGTGACTCCTTCAGCTGA